A single genomic interval of Bacillus oleivorans harbors:
- a CDS encoding DinB family protein encodes MVHPALDMYNYHVWANNVIIDRLLVLPHDMYHKEIQSGFSSVAKVLSHIYQVDHTWFEIISGKSMEEALQNSFQLVPEVEAKSLEEMKGIFENLSDQYKEQLASFEDMDQAMVVENPYAGRLETSVAETLLHVATHGAYHRGNIATMLRQMGHTSVMQDYGLYLYQK; translated from the coding sequence ATGGTTCATCCTGCATTAGACATGTACAATTATCATGTTTGGGCAAATAATGTAATTATTGATCGGCTATTAGTGCTTCCCCACGATATGTATCACAAGGAGATTCAAAGCGGTTTTTCCTCGGTAGCGAAGGTGCTGTCACATATTTACCAAGTAGACCATACATGGTTTGAGATTATCTCAGGGAAAAGCATGGAGGAAGCTTTGCAGAATTCATTTCAATTAGTGCCAGAAGTTGAAGCTAAAAGTCTGGAGGAAATGAAGGGAATATTTGAAAATTTATCTGATCAGTACAAAGAACAGCTAGCCAGTTTTGAAGATATGGATCAGGCAATGGTTGTTGAAAATCCGTATGCAGGCAGGCTTGAAACGTCTGTTGCCGAAACACTGCTTCACGTTGCGACCCATGGTGCCTACCACCGCGGCAATATCGCAACGATGCTGCGGCAAATGGGCCATACCTCAGTCATGCAGGATTATGGACTTTATTTATATCAGAAATAG
- a CDS encoding S4 domain-containing protein: protein MQIATKELVWNLVDVKEENVVRRHCSNCGKVVPFYDTTVRRHNANGKTIYRFAIFKCEKNHTWNKKLEIYKTYTDHVRLKEERVTIDLEKIELSLEEFKGAGIQLVCINIGEVMGTFRLDKTISDKFTDSSRSEIARKIKEGSIRMNDNVVKPSSKIAENSIITISL from the coding sequence ATGCAGATCGCAACTAAGGAATTAGTTTGGAATTTAGTTGATGTAAAGGAAGAAAACGTGGTCCGTCGCCACTGCAGTAACTGTGGCAAGGTTGTTCCTTTTTACGATACAACGGTCCGGAGGCATAATGCGAACGGGAAAACCATTTATCGGTTTGCGATTTTTAAATGTGAAAAAAATCATACGTGGAACAAAAAGCTGGAAATCTATAAAACGTATACAGACCATGTCCGGTTAAAAGAAGAACGTGTGACTATTGATTTAGAGAAAATAGAGCTCTCTTTGGAAGAATTTAAAGGGGCAGGAATTCAGCTAGTCTGCATTAACATTGGAGAGGTCATGGGGACTTTTCGTTTAGATAAAACCATTTCTGATAAATTTACTGATTCGAGTCGTTCTGAAATTGCAAGAAAAATAAAGGAGGGTTCAATCAGGATGAACGATAATGTGGTGAAACCGAGCAGTAAAATCGCAGAAAATTCGATTATAACCATTTCATTGTAA
- a CDS encoding serine hydrolase domain-containing protein → MSEQKWQDFESYVEKIMREKHIPGAAVAVSQNGEVIYKKGFGYRNVTTKEPVTPETIFGIASVTKSFTALAIIQLEEEGKLSVHDPVVKYIPEFQLNGVKDMDKIKIYHLLSHTTGLPPMRRREELNRLKDHLEYLAHEEYEMLGEPGEYFSYCNDTFLLLGEIIERLTGRLHRRYVTEKILNPLQMYRSTFSLEEVAKLENVSVPYMYSKKTKSYEEQPWPTLGNYEVGGGIRSNVLDLLKYGQVYLSDSSKYTHKMWNHLHPIKSNSYYGYALQVTPDYSGVTLVEHGGGQPGVSSNFGFIPEKGVAVSVLTNVSEAPAADLWLAAVNTVLGLSLDQKRSVEPVYEATSGELQLLEGSYESAEGGNITILNEENEWFAQAAGEKFKLRASASDTLVIEALELPLKFFIKEEGPAWAVLFGSRMLRRKV, encoded by the coding sequence ATGTCTGAGCAAAAATGGCAGGATTTCGAGTCTTATGTAGAAAAGATAATGAGGGAAAAACATATCCCTGGTGCCGCAGTAGCTGTTTCCCAAAACGGAGAGGTGATTTACAAAAAAGGATTTGGGTATCGCAATGTAACTACTAAGGAACCGGTAACTCCAGAAACGATTTTTGGAATTGCCTCTGTAACAAAATCATTTACAGCACTAGCTATTATACAGTTGGAAGAGGAAGGCAAGCTTTCAGTCCATGACCCAGTTGTTAAGTACATACCAGAATTTCAGCTTAATGGTGTAAAGGATATGGATAAAATTAAAATCTATCATTTGCTTTCCCATACAACCGGGTTACCGCCGATGCGGAGACGGGAAGAGCTGAACAGACTGAAAGACCATTTGGAGTATTTGGCACATGAAGAGTACGAAATGCTCGGCGAACCTGGGGAATATTTTAGTTATTGTAATGATACCTTTTTGCTTTTAGGAGAAATTATTGAGCGGTTAACCGGCAGGCTTCACCGCAGATATGTAACGGAAAAGATCCTGAACCCACTTCAGATGTACCGTTCAACCTTTAGCTTAGAGGAAGTGGCTAAACTAGAAAATGTTTCAGTTCCTTATATGTATAGTAAGAAAACCAAGTCCTACGAAGAACAGCCATGGCCCACTCTAGGAAACTATGAGGTAGGCGGAGGAATCCGCTCCAATGTCCTTGATCTTTTAAAATATGGCCAAGTATATTTGTCCGATTCCTCTAAGTATACTCATAAAATGTGGAACCATCTTCACCCTATTAAAAGTAACTCCTACTACGGCTATGCTCTCCAGGTAACACCTGATTATTCAGGTGTCACCCTTGTGGAGCACGGCGGTGGCCAGCCGGGTGTTTCCTCCAACTTTGGGTTTATTCCGGAAAAAGGAGTGGCAGTCAGTGTACTTACGAATGTCTCCGAAGCACCGGCTGCGGATCTTTGGCTTGCGGCCGTTAACACAGTTTTGGGTCTTTCTCTTGATCAAAAGCGAAGTGTTGAACCTGTTTATGAGGCGACTTCGGGAGAGCTGCAGCTTCTAGAGGGTTCGTACGAATCAGCTGAAGGCGGAAACATTACAATTTTAAATGAGGAAAATGAGTGGTTTGCTCAAGCGGCAGGGGAAAAATTTAAATTAAGAGCCAGTGCCAGTGATACCTTGGTCATCGAAGCATTGGAGTTGCCCCTTAAATTCTTTATAAAAGAAGAAGGTCCTGCCTGGGCTGTTCTGTTTGGGTCAAGAATGCTTAGAAGAAAGGTGTAA
- a CDS encoding amidase family protein encodes MKEYIQYDGLGLAELVKKKEVHPRELVQAAIQRIEAKNTKLNAVIHKMYEKAKKIADEIEPTGPFAGVPILLKDIAQEIEGEPITAGSKAFQNYRAKQDSEYVKRVKKTGTIILGQTNVPEFALLGITEPKHYGPTRNPWNSNHSPGGSSGGSAAAVASGMVPIAGANDGGGSIRIPGAYCGLFGLKPTRGRTPVGPTIGREWQGASVDHILSRSVRDSAAMLDEIKGHVKWAAFHAQDYNGSYLQDAATPLTEQLRIAFTTQSPLGTEVDPECREAVLKTAKLLESMGHIVEEKEAPVDGQQIAKSYLNNYFGEVAATLENLQSILGRKASYSDVEPTTWLLGLLGKATSAKEIALSIREWDRAAYIMEEFHETYDFYLTPSTATPPVKIGELEPKPAEKLAISIVGRLGLGGLLKKAGIVDKLAVENLSKVPFSQLANLTGQPAMTFPLYLSEKRLPIGVQFMAARGREDLLYRLAGQIEADGHFIDVKQNPTYLS; translated from the coding sequence GTGAAAGAATATATTCAATATGATGGTTTGGGTTTAGCCGAACTGGTGAAGAAAAAGGAAGTTCATCCAAGAGAACTCGTTCAAGCCGCAATCCAAAGAATCGAGGCAAAAAATACGAAGCTTAATGCGGTTATACATAAAATGTATGAGAAAGCCAAAAAAATCGCAGACGAAATAGAGCCAACCGGACCCTTTGCCGGCGTTCCGATTTTATTGAAAGATATTGCCCAAGAAATCGAAGGAGAGCCGATTACCGCAGGCTCCAAGGCTTTTCAAAATTATAGAGCCAAACAAGATTCAGAGTATGTAAAAAGAGTGAAAAAAACCGGAACGATCATTCTTGGCCAAACGAATGTGCCGGAGTTTGCCCTTTTAGGCATTACAGAGCCCAAACATTATGGTCCAACAAGAAATCCATGGAACTCCAATCATTCGCCAGGAGGGTCCAGTGGCGGATCTGCGGCAGCCGTTGCATCGGGCATGGTTCCGATTGCTGGTGCCAATGATGGCGGAGGTTCGATTCGAATTCCTGGGGCTTACTGCGGCCTGTTTGGATTAAAGCCAACAAGAGGCCGAACCCCCGTGGGCCCAACCATTGGGCGTGAATGGCAAGGGGCTTCGGTTGATCATATTTTATCGAGATCAGTTAGAGACAGTGCAGCTATGCTTGATGAGATCAAGGGACATGTGAAGTGGGCCGCCTTTCATGCGCAAGACTACAATGGCAGTTATCTTCAGGATGCAGCAACGCCATTAACAGAACAGCTAAGAATTGCTTTTACCACCCAATCACCACTCGGAACAGAGGTTGACCCTGAATGCAGGGAGGCGGTTCTTAAAACAGCGAAGCTGCTGGAATCAATGGGTCATATAGTAGAAGAAAAAGAAGCACCTGTAGATGGGCAGCAAATTGCAAAAAGCTATCTGAACAACTACTTTGGCGAAGTTGCAGCCACCTTAGAAAATTTACAAAGTATCCTTGGCAGAAAGGCAAGCTACAGCGATGTCGAGCCAACTACCTGGTTGCTAGGTCTGCTCGGCAAAGCTACGAGTGCTAAAGAAATTGCCTTAAGTATCCGGGAATGGGACCGTGCTGCCTATATTATGGAGGAGTTCCATGAAACCTATGATTTTTACTTAACACCGTCAACGGCAACCCCACCTGTTAAAATAGGTGAATTAGAGCCCAAACCGGCAGAAAAACTGGCTATTTCAATTGTTGGCAGACTCGGCTTAGGCGGTCTGCTGAAAAAAGCGGGGATTGTCGATAAATTAGCGGTTGAAAATTTATCAAAGGTTCCATTTTCACAGCTTGCGAATCTAACCGGCCAACCGGCGATGACCTTCCCTCTCTATCTGTCTGAAAAGAGATTGCCGATTGGGGTGCAGTTTATGGCGGCTAGGGGCAGAGAGGATTTATTGTACAGATTAGCCGGGCAAATTGAGGCCGATGGTCACTTTATTGATGTGAAGCAAAATCCGACCTATCTTTCTTAA
- a CDS encoding YckD family protein — MKKRILILITAAVMLALVLNEAPVLANTPEPDKQVQFTEDQKKVLADLYKEIFELRKTVVDKYVEYGAMSKETAEKVKSWMDEHYLRMEERGFQPMEHRHHQGHKKVKEGENQQ, encoded by the coding sequence GTGAAAAAACGCATTTTAATTTTAATAACTGCTGCTGTTATGCTGGCGCTGGTTCTAAATGAGGCACCAGTCTTAGCGAATACACCAGAACCTGACAAGCAGGTACAATTTACGGAAGATCAGAAAAAGGTGCTGGCTGACCTTTACAAGGAAATTTTTGAACTGAGAAAGACAGTGGTCGATAAATACGTTGAATATGGAGCCATGTCGAAAGAAACGGCAGAAAAGGTAAAATCCTGGATGGACGAGCACTATCTGAGAATGGAGGAGCGTGGCTTCCAGCCGATGGAGCATCGCCACCACCAAGGACATAAGAAAGTAAAAGAGGGCGAAAATCAGCAATAG
- the yhfH gene encoding protein YhfH: MNPLFTEETTEKAELKYCTDCGSIIEDFQIPYLNQCEKCLRNIEHE; encoded by the coding sequence ATGAATCCTTTATTTACTGAGGAAACTACTGAGAAGGCTGAGCTAAAGTACTGTACAGACTGTGGCAGTATAATAGAAGACTTCCAAATACCTTACCTGAATCAATGTGAAAAGTGTTTAAGAAATATAGAGCATGAGTGA
- the aceA gene encoding isocitrate lyase, with protein sequence MKNESMQFEAMKLQEQWETNPRWAGIKRLYSAEDVIRLRGSIQIEHTLAHRGSEKLWKLLNEELYINALGALTGGQAVQQVKAGLKAIYLSGWQVAADANLAGEMYPDQSLYPANSVPHVVKRINNALSRADQIQHLEGVGEIDYFVPIVADAEAGFGGQLNVFELMKSMIEAGAAGVHFEDQLSSEKKCGHLGGKVLIPTQNAIRNLIAARLAADVAGVPTILVARTDADAADLITSDIDPADAPFITGERTAEGFYRTRAGINQAIARGLAYAPYADLIWCETSKPSLEEAKQFADAMHRKFPGKMLAYNCSPSFNWEANLDKETIETFQIELAKMGYKFQFITLAGFHSLNYGMFELARGYKTRGMAAYSELQQAEFAAEKDGYTATRHQREVGTGYFDAVAQVISGGTSSTIALKGSTEEAQFQG encoded by the coding sequence ATGAAAAATGAAAGTATGCAATTTGAAGCTATGAAACTACAGGAACAATGGGAAACGAATCCTCGCTGGGCTGGAATAAAACGTCTATACTCGGCTGAAGACGTCATCCGTTTACGCGGCTCTATCCAAATTGAACATACATTAGCTCACCGTGGTTCAGAGAAGCTATGGAAGTTATTAAATGAAGAGTTATATATCAACGCTCTAGGGGCATTAACAGGAGGGCAGGCTGTTCAACAAGTAAAAGCTGGGCTCAAAGCCATTTACCTGAGCGGATGGCAGGTAGCAGCTGATGCTAATTTAGCTGGGGAGATGTACCCCGATCAAAGCTTGTATCCAGCCAACTCTGTTCCACATGTAGTAAAGCGTATTAATAACGCTCTTTCACGTGCTGATCAAATTCAACACCTGGAGGGTGTAGGAGAAATAGATTACTTCGTACCAATTGTTGCCGATGCTGAAGCCGGATTTGGCGGTCAGCTAAATGTGTTTGAACTTATGAAAAGTATGATTGAAGCAGGGGCAGCAGGTGTCCACTTTGAAGACCAGTTATCATCTGAGAAAAAATGTGGTCATTTAGGCGGCAAAGTATTAATCCCTACACAGAACGCGATACGAAATTTAATTGCTGCGCGCCTTGCAGCAGATGTAGCTGGAGTTCCCACAATATTAGTAGCTCGTACGGATGCAGATGCTGCTGACTTGATTACAAGTGATATTGATCCGGCTGATGCTCCATTTATTACGGGCGAACGGACAGCAGAGGGATTTTATAGAACAAGAGCTGGAATTAATCAAGCTATAGCACGTGGGCTTGCCTACGCCCCATACGCTGACCTGATATGGTGTGAAACATCGAAACCAAGCCTGGAAGAAGCCAAGCAATTTGCCGATGCTATGCATAGGAAATTCCCTGGCAAGATGCTAGCGTATAATTGTTCTCCTTCCTTTAACTGGGAAGCAAACCTTGATAAAGAAACGATTGAAACCTTCCAGATTGAGCTTGCTAAAATGGGTTATAAATTCCAATTTATTACACTTGCGGGATTCCATTCTCTCAATTATGGAATGTTCGAGCTTGCCCGTGGCTACAAAACTCGTGGGATGGCCGCTTATTCTGAACTTCAGCAGGCAGAATTTGCAGCCGAAAAGGATGGCTATACCGCAACCCGACATCAAAGAGAAGTGGGCACAGGCTACTTTGATGCAGTTGCTCAGGTTATTTCCGGTGGCACATCTTCGACCATAGCACTGAAAGGTTCCACTGAAGAAGCCCAATTTCAAGGGTAA
- a CDS encoding ABC-F family ATP-binding cassette domain-containing protein yields the protein MSTLQVEQLHKTYGEKTLFDFISFSIAEKQRIGLIGVNGTGKSTLLKILAGIESAEEVTVTHANDFRIEYLPQEPELEDELTVLEQIYYGDSIIMKTMRGYEQVLQELELDPTNPAKQKHLLAMQQKMDENEAWEANTVSKTVLTKLGIVEFSKKVKHLSGGQKKRVAIAKALIQPADLLLMDEPTNHLDNETIEWLEGFLAQYKGSLLLVTHDRYFLNRVTNKIFELDRGKLYVYDGNYEVFLEKKAEREAEAEQREAKRQNILRRELEWLRRGAKARTTKQKARLQRAEQLQEQQATVSKDDLEFAIGSKRLGDRVIQLEGIRKTFDQKTVIDNFSTLIIPGDRIGIIGPNGSGKTTLLNIMAGGDQPDQGKIEIGQTVSIGYYTQDHDEINGDLRVIEYIKEIAEVVHTIDGQVITAEQMLERFMFPRSMQWTYIRKLSGGERRRLYLLRVLMTEPNVLFLDEPTNDLDIQTLSVLENYLDQFPGVVITVSHDRYFLDRVVDKLIVFEGNGGISRYQGAYSEFMEESKEQKAAAIKEVKETPPPKQQRSEKRKKLSYKDQLEWDGIEDKISGLEVKIGELDEELAAAGSDFGKIQIIMDQKTELEAELERTMERWEELALMVEELGK from the coding sequence ATGAGTACTTTACAAGTTGAACAATTACATAAAACCTATGGAGAGAAAACATTATTTGATTTTATCTCTTTTTCAATAGCCGAAAAGCAGCGGATTGGTTTGATTGGGGTCAATGGGACGGGCAAGTCTACCCTATTAAAAATTTTAGCTGGGATTGAGTCAGCTGAAGAAGTCACTGTGACCCATGCTAATGATTTCAGAATTGAGTACCTGCCGCAGGAACCTGAGCTAGAAGATGAATTAACCGTACTGGAGCAAATCTATTATGGCGACTCGATTATCATGAAAACAATGCGTGGCTATGAACAGGTGTTACAGGAGCTAGAATTGGACCCAACGAACCCTGCCAAACAAAAACATCTCCTTGCCATGCAGCAAAAAATGGATGAAAACGAAGCCTGGGAAGCCAACACAGTATCGAAGACGGTGTTAACAAAGCTTGGCATTGTGGAGTTTTCTAAAAAGGTAAAGCATCTTTCTGGAGGGCAGAAGAAACGGGTCGCGATTGCCAAAGCTTTGATTCAGCCAGCGGACTTGCTGCTGATGGACGAGCCAACCAACCATTTAGATAATGAAACGATTGAGTGGCTGGAAGGGTTTTTAGCGCAATATAAAGGATCGCTATTATTGGTAACGCATGATCGGTATTTTTTAAACCGTGTTACGAATAAAATCTTTGAACTCGACCGCGGCAAGCTCTATGTCTATGATGGCAATTATGAGGTCTTTTTAGAAAAAAAAGCGGAACGGGAAGCTGAGGCCGAACAGCGGGAAGCAAAGCGGCAAAATATATTGAGACGTGAATTGGAATGGTTAAGACGAGGAGCGAAAGCACGGACAACTAAGCAAAAAGCGAGACTCCAGCGGGCAGAACAGCTGCAAGAGCAACAAGCAACTGTATCTAAGGACGATTTGGAGTTTGCGATTGGTTCTAAGCGGCTTGGTGACCGGGTGATTCAACTAGAAGGGATTCGCAAAACGTTTGATCAAAAAACAGTGATTGATAACTTCAGTACCTTGATTATACCCGGTGACCGAATCGGAATTATAGGTCCGAATGGGAGCGGAAAAACGACTTTGTTAAATATCATGGCAGGGGGAGATCAGCCGGATCAGGGGAAAATCGAAATAGGACAAACCGTTAGCATCGGTTACTACACACAGGATCACGATGAAATTAACGGAGATTTGCGTGTTATTGAATATATTAAAGAAATAGCTGAAGTTGTTCACACGATTGATGGCCAAGTGATTACCGCGGAGCAAATGCTTGAGCGCTTTATGTTTCCACGATCGATGCAATGGACGTATATCCGCAAGCTATCTGGCGGAGAACGGCGCCGGTTATACTTACTGCGCGTACTTATGACAGAGCCAAATGTTCTGTTCTTAGATGAGCCAACTAATGATTTAGATATCCAGACATTGAGTGTCCTAGAGAACTATTTAGATCAGTTTCCAGGTGTAGTGATTACAGTATCCCACGATCGGTATTTTTTAGACCGGGTGGTGGACAAGCTAATCGTTTTCGAAGGCAATGGCGGTATCAGCCGCTATCAGGGTGCTTACTCCGAGTTTATGGAAGAATCTAAAGAGCAAAAGGCAGCGGCTATTAAAGAAGTAAAAGAAACACCGCCTCCTAAGCAGCAGCGTTCAGAAAAACGGAAGAAGCTTTCTTATAAAGACCAGCTCGAATGGGACGGTATTGAAGATAAAATTTCAGGTCTTGAAGTGAAGATAGGCGAACTCGACGAAGAACTGGCGGCTGCCGGCAGTGATTTCGGTAAAATTCAAATAATCATGGATCAGAAGACAGAGCTAGAAGCTGAACTTGAACGGACGATGGAGCGCTGGGAGGAATTGGCGCTGATGGTGGAGGAGCTAGGGAAATAA
- a CDS encoding DUF2254 domain-containing protein, with protein sequence MNFKNLWFKLRGSYWFHPAVYSLVSIVMVAITTYFDYTFIQLVEEIIPEVLLTNHDIAKSLYSALITAILTMTTISFSSIMVVLTTTSSQFSPRILQDFMADNVTKHVLGIFSFGFVFSLINLLLLTENKHRLLLNPVLTVIFAIICLAAFILFIHHSTRWVQVNYLIGNIRNETSKVIQQHFSKKRMPSNYEWYESELEFLSSEHAKSIVTDTSGYVQQLQFDLLVNWAKEHQLVLKAHFRIGDYIQKGMPLFSYWSQGQENAFDANGYKDFLLIGLERSGIYDIEFSLQKLVEIALRAISPAINDPHTAANSINRIGSLLAEIGEHYYPMKYFADEENKLRLIMDPKPYREYLYKSFYQIKHYGKNDLSVMDSILEALTKTAIVSPGEIKEEIWEFSKYIMSAIDRSKLDQIDTDHIYRTAERLAAACGEKLKW encoded by the coding sequence ATGAATTTTAAAAATCTGTGGTTTAAGCTGCGGGGGAGCTATTGGTTCCACCCAGCCGTCTATAGCTTGGTATCAATCGTCATGGTTGCGATTACAACTTACTTTGATTATACGTTTATCCAATTAGTAGAAGAAATTATACCAGAAGTACTGCTGACCAATCATGATATTGCAAAGTCTTTATATAGCGCCCTAATTACTGCAATTTTAACGATGACGACGATTAGCTTTTCATCGATCATGGTTGTCTTAACCACGACATCCTCACAGTTTTCGCCACGAATTCTGCAGGACTTCATGGCTGACAATGTAACGAAACACGTTTTAGGAATCTTTTCATTTGGCTTTGTTTTTTCTCTGATTAATTTATTGCTATTAACTGAGAACAAACATCGGCTTCTTCTCAACCCTGTATTAACTGTCATCTTTGCAATTATCTGTCTGGCTGCCTTCATTCTTTTTATTCATCATTCTACCAGGTGGGTTCAGGTTAATTATTTAATAGGGAACATTCGTAATGAAACCTCCAAAGTCATCCAACAGCATTTTTCGAAAAAAAGAATGCCATCCAATTACGAATGGTATGAATCGGAATTAGAATTCCTTTCCAGCGAACATGCCAAATCAATTGTTACGGATACATCCGGATATGTACAGCAGCTACAGTTTGATTTACTGGTAAACTGGGCAAAAGAACATCAACTTGTTTTGAAAGCTCATTTTCGGATTGGGGATTACATTCAGAAAGGAATGCCTTTATTTTCGTACTGGTCACAGGGACAAGAAAACGCCTTTGACGCAAACGGTTATAAGGACTTCCTATTAATCGGACTGGAACGGTCAGGCATATATGATATTGAGTTCTCGCTTCAAAAGCTCGTAGAAATTGCATTGAGAGCAATCTCTCCGGCTATTAACGATCCGCATACTGCGGCTAATAGTATAAACAGAATCGGTTCCTTACTGGCTGAAATCGGTGAACATTACTATCCGATGAAGTACTTTGCTGATGAAGAAAATAAGCTTCGGCTAATCATGGACCCCAAGCCATATCGGGAATATTTGTATAAAAGCTTTTATCAAATTAAACATTACGGTAAAAATGATTTGTCAGTCATGGACAGTATATTGGAAGCTTTAACAAAAACTGCTATAGTCAGTCCCGGGGAAATTAAAGAAGAGATTTGGGAATTCAGCAAATATATAATGTCCGCCATTGACAGGAGCAAGCTAGATCAGATTGATACCGATCATATTTACCGGACAGCTGAACGATTGGCTGCAGCCTGCGGGGAAAAATTGAAATGGTAG